Part of the Zingiber officinale cultivar Zhangliang chromosome 6A, Zo_v1.1, whole genome shotgun sequence genome, AAAAAATAACCATGATCTTATGCTCAGCCAGCTCCCTCGACTTTTTCTCCTACGATTAAAGGAAACAAATCAATATTATCATATTGAAAAATTAAAGGATGATAACAACACTATACATATATAATTGAATTGATGTGTATCCTCAAGTGTTTCACATGGTCCGTGTTTTGTTTCAACGTTATATGAAGGGAAATAAATTATAGGGTTAGTCTATAACCGACGCCAAATGATTAAGGGATGGGAGGAATAATTGATATTCATCCAATACCtgttattttagaattattccgATCAATATGATCACATTTGAATTACAATATATTTGTCTTGGAAGCTACATACAAAGCATATTGTGCCATTGTTACATTTTATCAAGATATAAGTactttatttaataatatatatataattatataaaagAAATCATGTTCTATCCCAGCAAACAAGCAGTTTAGTTGTGTAACTATAGAAATACTGTTATTTTATTcaactaattaaatgattttctaACTTACCTTTCTAACCCTGTCCGGTTGAATACGAGGAGCTGTTAAATATTAACACAGGGAAGATGTGAGATGATGGGTCAATCTTTGCCTGTCTTCTTTTCGCATCTTCTTTCCAATTCTGGACAATCGAAAACCCTCAAACTTTTCAACATAGGTAGATTCTTCAAATCAGGCACACTTTGTAATCGTGGGCAGTTCTCGATTGATAGTAAACTAAGAGACTTGAGATGCTGCAGCCAGTGAGGCAAAGTCCTGAGATTGGAAAaatcatctatgtatagttttTCTAGCACACTGCTTGTTGGTTCTGCTGTCATCAGTGGATCCAATTCATCATCACAACAACAAATTTCTAATTTTGCGATTCCGTACTTCGGTTTGTATCCATGTGCACCGCGTAGACACAATTCTTTGAGCGTGTGTAAGGATTGCAGTTGCCCACGTAAATCGACTGTGTTGCCACAAATCTGTATTTGGAACTCTTGTACTGAATTCAAGATTTGTACGAGTTCTTCTGGCTGCAATATTATACTCGGACAACCTTTAATGGTCAATAAACGAAGCAATTTTAGGTGCTGCATTTCATCCCCAGGAAGAGATTGGAGTTGTCTGCATTCTGTAATTTGTAATTCCTCCAAGGATGTGAGGTTTCTGATGTAACCACTTGGAAAAACTGTCATGTCGCGCATCTTATCCAATTTGAGATCCGAAAGAGAAGTCAGACTTCCGATGCATGAGAGTAGGCTCCCTCTACAGCATGATATCTCAAGGTGTTGGATTGTAGGAAGCCTCGGCATACTTTTCAATTTAAGACAATCAGAAAGCCGCAACAACTGCAGTGAAGGGAACAACTTACCGTCACCATCAGACTTTGACCATTCCTCTAGATTATCCATCCGAGTCAAGCAGAGCTCTTGAAGGGAAGGAAAGCCTCCGTCCCCATGGAACTCAGCACCCATCTGTGTGATGCCATCCATTTTGCATAATTCAAGCTTCTTAAGAAACTGTAGATTTCGAAACTGAGGAATGTGCTCACAACCACAGCAGCTTTTAAGGCTCACTTCAACCAAATTTGGCAACTGTGACTTCATCAACCATGCTGGAAATTGTCGGCTCACATAATCCTTTATACACAACTTCTTTAAGCTTGTGTTGGGACAAAGATCATCCAACATGGCCTCGTCATATCTTTCTGAACCATTAAACTTTATGCATAGTTTATTCAGGTCTTTATTCTTCAAGATTTTTAGTCCACCACAAGAGTAATTAGTAAAATTCTCGGAAAATATGATATCCATTTCTCCATGAAGTTTCAAATTCTCAAGTTCTGTAATTGGGCATGCGTCAGGTCCATCCCCAGCAACAAAGACAGGTAAACTTCGAAGATTAGTTAGCCGTGACAATCCCCGAGGCATGTGTGTCAATCTAAAATCTCGAAACTCATGACGCCTGCAATTAAGATCTCGAAGGCTTTGCATATTCCCCAAATCTTTTGGTAGCTCTTGAAGTTCCATATTCCAACTGAGATTGAGATACTGTAAATTGGAGAGAAGGGTAATGGAGTCGGGTAGAACTTCAATACAATTGCTAGATAAGTTGAGGTACCTCAAATATATCAGATTTCCTATTGATGTTGGCACCTCCTTGATCTCATTGTTACTTAAATCTAACACCCGCAAGAATTTCAGTTCTGAGAAGTCAATTTTAAGTAGATTGCCATTCAGAGATAATTTGCAACAATTCAATATAAGGGTACGCAAGTACAATGGCTTCTTGTCTAAGGCCTGAGTAATTTTTGATATATCTGCCAAGTATAGGTGCAAATGATACGTTCTGTTTCCAATATCTTCCACTGAGTCTTCAACATTCCAATATACGTTTTCAGACATTGATCGTGCCAAGTAATGCATCAAGTCATGCATCGTGCACTTGGTTACATGAGGATGAACTTCTAAAGGGTCCGAGAGAAAGAATGATCTCAGCACAAGACCATCAAAGACACGGTTGGCCTCTGTTTCAGCATCAAAATTTCCTTCCGAATGTATAAAGCCATAATTTGCTATCCACAGCTTTATCAATTCATCCTTTTGCATCCTATAGTCTTTCGGGAATAAGGAGCCAAATGCAAAACACTTCTTTGACTGTGGAGGGAGAGTGTCATAACTCAACTTTAGTACAGCTAGCACTTTCTGTTCCTTATCTTGGAGCTGCCATATTTCACTCTTCAATACCGAGTCCCAATAAGTCTCATCTCGAGTGCCATAGAGCATGCTACCAAGAGATATGGCAGCTAAGGGCACACCGCCACATTTCTCAACAATCTTTCCACCAATTTCCATCAAACTTTGATCCACTGCTTGATCTCCAAAAGCAAATTGTTGAAACAAGGACAAACAATCATCTTTGGACAACTGTTGTATTTGGTGGGTGGTGGTATTGGATGAGCCCATAATTGAAGAGACCTTTTGGCTACGGGTTGTCACCAAAATTTTGCTTCCTTTCGCCCCACATATTAAGGTTGCTTTCAGTACCTCccacttttcttgatcttcattcCATACATCATCCAGCACGAGCAGAAATCTCTTCCCAGATAATGCTGTTTCTAGGTTCTGCCTCACTAATTCTATTTCTGAGATGTTGACCGGTGCACCAGTAGCCAGTTCTAAAACAGACTTCATTATCTTTGCATGATCAAATTCAGCCCCGACAAGTTTCCACATTCTTGGACTTGCAAAGTGATCTTTCACTCTCGCATCATTGAAAACAAGCTGAGCAAGTGTAGTCTTTCCCAGGCCACCCATCCCAACGATGGCAATGACCTTCACTGTGCCATGGTCgctttcatcatcatcatcatcctttgTTAACATGTCGACAATCATATTCTTCTCTGGTTCTCTCCCTATAACAACCAAACTATTGCGGGAGTGGGTATCTCTGTGGAGACTTAGTTCCGACATACGGATACTGCCTTGTGGCAAATTGAGAAGAATGGACTTTTGCAGCAAAATATCATCCAGACTTTCTGTTATAGCTTTAATCATGCCACCTACCCTACTCTTAAACACAATTTGATTATTAGGAGAGAAGAAATCACGCACCGACCTTAAAGAAGTGTTTGATCTCTGCTTCTTCTGCGAGACTGTGGTGTCATAGTAATCCACAACATCCTCGAGATCGTAGGCCAAGTATTTGAGCTTCGTCAGCAAGATCTTCACAGCAGCATCAATAAAAGGGCGGGAGTCGACATCTTGGATCACCGCGTCAATGATCTTGGATAActccttgagcttcttcatcttcgTTTTGTTACTTGCAGTTATTGCCTTGAGTTTCTCCTCGAGTTGGAGGAGATCTGACACATTCTGGACCATGAAGCGAGACGCAGCAGTTACTAAAGTTGCTTCCATAGCTCCGGATGAATTAAGGATGCACAAGTTGTTGGGTGTGGATCTGGCTAATGATAGATATCAGCTTGGAGGAGAACATAGAAGTAATATTTTTGCAGGGCGACGACTTCTTCAAGTCTCTCTTTTTGATGAATTATTAAAAAGGGTTGGGTCTCCATTCTCCAATAATTAAGATTATTTACAAATTCCAGCTCGCCATGGCAGTGACGTGGGTGGTTATTTCATTGAATCTACCCAGCGGGTCATTAGGAGTAGAATAGTATTAATTtagttgttgttttttttaattagctattaaaaaaaaagttaagttttccttgtaatttttaagttttgttttatttttttattaatgctctaaatttaaaaataagaatatacatggatttaatccaatcaaaactcattaataaatttgaaaaaaaataaaataataaatttagtgGGTCATTAGGAATGCAACAATATCAATTTAATATAAACCTAAGCTTCTTTTATTcactttatttttcatattttctctcttctaaataatctattaaaaattaggtttttatttttaattaaaaaaaaaaataaaaatatgaatatattaaaGAGGTATCATGAGTTCAATATAATTAACTTGATATAAAtctgaaatttattaaagttataatGACTTTTGAAGaaagtgtttgataaaataattattttttacattgGTTCAATTCATTTCACgtaagaaaaaaaattgtttttattttaagtttttagaTCGTAATAAATGGAAGAGTATTTTGGAAAAGATATATATCTttcataatatataaatatatatatatatatatatatatatatatgatacatAATTTAAAGATGTCTTTCTCCATCAACTTTTTAAAAagcttttctttttttctttacttTGTCTTCTTCAACATCTTTTTAAAAAGCTTACTTTGCTTTATGCCTTTAAACAACATCTTTTTAAAAAGCTTACTTTGCTTAATTTatgtcttcatcttcatcatctctTTAAAGCTTTCCTTGCTTTGGCACCCATTTCACTTGAGCCAAAGAAACTGGTCTGATAGATCGGAAGAACTAGACTAGAGGTTGGTTGGTGACAATCCAAGTCTAGCGATCGACGACAATGAAGAAAAGAAGAtcatgagagaagagaagaagttaGGGATGAAATTGCTATATATTTTAACTTATAGaacattaaaataattttaaaactaattaaattgcACAAAATTTAATTCTTTTGAGCATAAACTTCAAATTATATACTGAAATTACAGAGAAGAAAAGAAGTAAATTAGCATTCACCATTAAGTCATAATCGTCACTCACCATCCCTCCAAGAAAGCTTTTCTTTAGATATATAACCATATCGACAATGAAGAAATTGGATGAAATTGATCATAAGAAAATATCAGAATCACTACTGTTCCAAACGAAAGCTGCAAACAATGATTAATTACTTTTCCCACATCTTCTTTTTCTCTTAACACAGAGGACATCATTTCTTTCAACACTGATTCTTAACATATCGACACACTGGAAGAATTGATAGATCACAGATCAAACATATatatctaaaaatatatatatgaatgACAACCCGAAGTTTTATATATCTTGTCCTGAATGGCGTTTTTAAGCTTGAAATCTGTATATATCCATAAAGAGGATGGCACTTCATTTTGAAGACTGAGGACTTGAGACAGGAAGTCATGCCCGAAGTCCAAGATGCTACACAAATGAAAAAGGCTAATAACAACATCGTCATTTTAAGACGTGCATGCATAATGAATAAACTCACAGCTGCGTACGTAGCTTTAATTTTCTGAAAGAAAAACAAATTCAATATTACAAGCATAATGATACACCTTTGATCAACAAGTAAGATGACATGTCCAGCTAACCTCGACCCCTTACGAATCTAGAggtcaaagaaaaataattcaatatatattttaatgGCGTCGAGCAGGAGGATAGTGATTATCTTACCGATTTTATTGATTCCGTTAGTTTGTAGTAAAACTTTTGAAGTAATAATATATTTCGATAGTGCTGTTTATTTCCTTATTTTCAAGTATTCTTTTGAATCAATATGTTTTATAAGATTATTTCTGGCATTCGTGTCGAATCAGTAGAATTAATACAATCCACAAGATAATCACTATCTTGTCCGACGTTAATTGGTAACCAAGCTCTTATTTTGCAAAAAGGTGAAATCCGTTACCCTAGTACCTCCTCCCCCTAACTGTCTAACTCGATTAGGAGGAAGTAAATCAGGTACTGAGCAGACCCCCATCTAGGAGGGTATTTCCAGGACTTCACCAAGATTTGTCCATTGCTTAATTCTGCAAATCTAGCTAACACATGGTTACCCGCTCGCTTAGGACGATATCAAAGCTCCTATTGGAGCATAAAGGTGAAGCTGTCACCTTAGAGATTGATGCGGCGATATACGGAGGCCCACCTGGCACAGGGTCAACTGTCAAAGTGGAGGTCAAAGCAAGGATGTCAAAGGGTCGAATGGAGGACGATTGCAATGGCCAGTCAGGACAGTCAGTGCTCGACCGGTAGGAGACATGTCCAAGCGGGCCACCTGCCCAACTCATGATAATATGATTAGATAATCAGACGCTCAGTGCATAACAACAAAATGCTGAGGAGACCGAAGAGCTGGTCCGAATGGGGAGAGCATATTACTACGTTGTCACTACAAGGAAGAGCAACTAAGGTCGACAGAGTGAAGGGATCTCGGTCGAACGACTACCCCTGCTCGGCTAAGTAACGGGACCCTTGTCATCTCTCTGAAGTCGACGGAGCGGAGGAGTCTCGGTCAAGCGGCTACCCCGTTCGACTAAGCAACGGGACCATTGTCGTATCTATCGATATCCTTCTAGaagatagtgtcgctgacacgaGACATGGTCGACAGGCGaatcatacggcggaagcttctattgtcttgtcagggatatacAAGTCTTGTTAAGGTATAGTGTCATAGGTACTTTCCTGACATGTCCCTTCATAGGAGATATTGAAAAACGTGCCCACGCCTCGAGGAGTGTGTATGTCGCCCACCAAGGCTCTATATAAAGTGGGATCCATCACCGGCAGAGGTACACGTCAATCACTGTTTGCGCTAGGTTTATTGTTGCTCCACTTTCTTCCACTatttcggtgactgacttgagcatcggagggccaaggtcagggacctcttccctggctcgacactgacattACTTGTTTTTCAGAGTGGAGCAAGGTCTACAACCGGTCAGCGAAGCCGCTAGATCCTCAGCTTTCCACCTTcccgctttcggacaggatcattttagCATTGTTTGTGGGAACATAGCCTGCATCCGAGATGAGAAGATGAAGGATGTTGGATGACTCACCATGATGatgctaacaaaggaggagctcgacatgcttGTACAAGCCCAAGCAGCAAGGATAgtggagcagcaacaacaacaagcgttGGTCGAGCGCCAAGTGCATAAGCCCGCAGCATCAGCGGCAGGGCAACAAGCAGCATATGGAGACCGCGCAGATCATGCATCCGTTCGAGGACAAAACAAGAAGCCAACCGACATGTACGAGGAAGCACCCAATGCGATGATTTCCTTTCACCACGCGTTGTTCCAAACTCCAACAGAGGAACGGGGCTGAGCGGACAAGGACCAGAGGTCTTCCTCAGATGACACACCCATTTGGGATGCGCGAAAAGGAAAGGCACCAAGGGAAGATGATTCGCCCGAGAGGATCAATCAACAATTCTCGCGGGGGATTCTGGACGACCCTCTGTACACCGATGGGATGAAGTAtcaggtcttcctcaccaccctatccGGATCCGCACAATagtggttcaagagattgccacaTGGGACAATTCACAGTTTCAAGAACTTTTGAGTGGTGTTCTTGCACCACTTCGCTAGTAGCCAGCACCCAAAAGACAAGCATCAACTTATTCTCCTTGAAGCAAGAGTCCCGGGAATCATTGAGGGCCTACATACAACGCTTCAACTAGGTGGTCATGGACATCCCAGTGGTCTCCTCAGATAAATTGGTGAACGCATTCACCCATGGGCTCACCGAGGGGGAGTTCTACGGATCGCTTATTCGGAAGCCGACGAGGGACTTCGACCACTTGCAAAGGAAGGCAAcagaatacataaacgtggaggaaGTCCAAGCGGCCAGAGGAAGGGAGGTGCCGACCGAACCCTCAGCAGTGCTTGAGCGACGTAAGCCGAGCAGTCATCAACCTCCTAAGGGGCCTCGATCGGGGGGGGAACACAATCACACCATGAGCCCAGGACGCATGCCGTGTAGTATGTGGCATTCAGTCACCCAAAGGCTGCAAAAGGCAAGGTGTGGACGCCattgttctgctccttccaccagtcagcGATGTACAACACACGGGACTGCTACGACCTGACGTCGATAGCTAGTAGGCCGGCTCCGCAAGGATATCGTCGTCAATCACCATCTCCTGATCGGCGACATAGGCGCCAATCAGCCTGGAGAAGGGTGGAAGAAAGGACGGTGACCGAACCACACCCTCATCAATCTCAGAGGAGGAACAACCAGAGTCCTGCCCAAGCCTCTGCTGAGCGGAGCAGACCTTCGACTTGAGAGGAGGAGAACAGGAGCAACGCCGCTTGGGGAGACATATGAATGATCACTGGTGGGCAGACCGACGGTGATTCCAACCGAACGAGGAAGTCGCACGCTTAGTGACTTGAGATCCACACTGTTGGCTACAGCAAGGAGTTTCGGCCCGAAAGACTTAgaaggagtggagatccctcacgacgatgcgctgatcatccgagcggtaatcacTAATTACACTATTTACCGGACCTTTGTTGATCTAGGGAActcggtgaatattatattcaagaaggtgttcgatcagctacaaatcgaccggagcgagttgctgcccatgacgaccccactCTACGGATTCACCGTCAATGAAATCTTGCCAATTGGCCAAGCCCGCCTAGCCATCTCACTAGGGGAGGAGCCGCTAAAGAGAACAAGGACCacaaatttcattgtggtggatgcgcCGTTGGCCTATAACGTCATATTGGGTCGACCAGCACTCAATGAGTTACGACCGGTGGTGTCCACCTTCTGCCAAAAGATTAAATTTTCTGTGGACGACAAGGTAGACGAAGTCAAAGGCGACCAATTGACCGCTCGGCGATGTTATGTTGAGATGGTCAAATCTGAAGAAAGGGCCGCTTGGAAGAACCGCGCTTGGAGGTGCATACTATTATGGAGAAACCTCCTACGttggtctatgaagaaaaggaggttcAGATCTATCCAAGCCGGTCGGAGGCAACTACGTACCTTTGTCGCCGTCGACCTAGAAAGCGAGAAGAAGGTAGAGCTAGTCGTCTGCCTTAGACAAAACCACGATGTGTTCtcctggtcgacacacgagctccTAAGCATCTCGCCGAgcgtggctcagcacgagcttcatgtccgaccagacgctcggctAGTGAAGCAGAAGAAGTGAGACTTAAGCATAGAACAAAACCTGATCATCCTTGCAGAGATAGAAAAACCACTGGAGGCCGGTCATATCCGAGAAGTCTAATTCCCAAGCTAGCTCGCTATTGTCGTGCTAGTCTCCAATCTGGGCAACAAGTGGCGGGTCTATATCGACTTCCGCTATTTGAATAAGGTGTGCCCGAAGAATTTATGTCCACTACCCAGGGtagatcagatggtggattctaCAGTAGGCTGCGagctgatttgcatgctcgacgcgtatcaaggataccaccaagtgccgctcgcttgagaggatcaagaaaaggtcagcttcatcacgacTGATGAAACGTATTGCTGCACGTCATACTGTTCAGATTGAAGAAAGCTGACGCCACCTACCAGAGGTTGATAAATAAGGTGTTCTAACGGCAGATCATCCGCAACATGGatgtatatgtcgatgacatattactAAAATTCCTCCGAGTTGTTGACCTTTGTGTAGACATTAAGGAGACATGTCGAACCTTAAGGGCATACGGGATAAAACTAAACTCGAACAAATGTCTGTTTGGCGCAAAGAGTGGTCGCTTCCTCGAATACATCATCACCGAATGGGGCATCGAGGCGAATCCGAGCAAAGTGGAGGTGCTACAAGATATGCCCCTACCCCacaacttgaaggaggcccaacggcTGACAGGACGGATCACCGCGCTGTCAAGGTTCATTTCCAAGTCATCCGACAGAAGTCATCTGTTCTTCAAGGTGCTGCGCTGAGTGACAAAGTTCCAATGGAACACAGAGTGCGACAAGGCACTGGAAAAGTGTAAGGAGTATCTCAACTCCTTACTTGTATTGGCCAAGCCGGGTGTTGACGAACCACTCTGGATTTACCTGTCATCCATCGAGTATGAGGTTAGCTCGACATTAGTAAAATAGAACGGCCACAAACAACAGACTACTTGAAGGCTTTCCTTTTTTATGGGTTCGATTATTAAAAAGCGTTGGGTCGCCAATAAGATTGCTTACAAATTCCAGCTCAGCTCGCCATGGCTATGTGGGTATTGATAAATCACCCAGTAGGTCATTATGAgtagaataatattaatttagattatatttaTAATCTTTTTCTTGGTTTTCCCTTTATGTTATTTTCCTTTTTTCACTTGtaattaactattaaaaaatcaaaataataaaaataagttaagtttttcttgtaagttttaagttttttataattttttattaatgctctaaattttaaaataagaatataGATGGATTTAATACAGTCAAAActcattaatatttttttaaaaaataataaatttaggaATGCAacaatattaatttaatataaatctaagttttttttatttttctcttttgtttttaaaattttatttcattttttttctcttctaaataagttattaaaaaaattttaaaaatagttttttatttttaattaaggttctcttatatttttttttattttcttttaagattctaaatttaaaaataagctTATAAATGCAATGatgtaaatttaaaataaataagatCTCTTTTCTTTAAAGTCATTAATGATTTTCGgtataagtttaaaaaattaaaaaaatatgaatagattAAAGTGGTCATCAGGATCATGAGTTCAATATAATTAATTTGAtgtaaatttgattttttttaaagttataaaTGACTTTTGGTGTAtgatgaaataattaattttatgtttaattttttacaTTGATTCAATTCAGTTCAAGTAagaaaaaattagttttttattttaatttagactGTAATAAATTGAAGAGAATTTTGGAAAAGAAATATATCtttcaaaaaatataaaatatatatgatatatgattttaaaaaattatctaaatgcaTATCATTTGGCAAATTAGCGGCTAAAGATGTCTTTCTTCATCATCTTTTTAAAAAGCCTTCTTTGCTTTATGTCTTCTCCAGCATCTTTCTAAAAAGCTTTCTTTCTTTGCTTAATTTGTCTTCTTCGACATCTTTTTAAAAAGCTtactttgctttattttttcttcattttttaaaaagattactttgtttaatttaatttatgtcttcttcttcctcatcttttAAAGCTCTCCTTGCTTAATtttgttcttcttcatcatcaCTTAAGCCAGAGAAGCATGTCTCATAGATAGGAAGAACTAGACTATATCAGGTGGGTTGGTGGCAATCCAAGTCTAGTGATCGACTGATCATGTCTGAAAATTGAAGATGGTGTACTGGGTAAGTGTCAACGATGTTAATCGAACGAAGACTTTTGGATTGAAGAAGGGGATATAAGCCGGTGCGTGGCTCCTCTCTATGCACACTCAAACGAAAAATAGAACGTCAGTGCCTAAAAATCAGGCTGGCAAaggtcctccgacactcaagtcagtataATGCTCAGGCGAGAAATTGAACAGTAGAAGGTATGTGCGTAAATGGGACTACTGTAAAAGCATACCTCGCCATCGGAGAGAACCCCCTTTATATATCGCCTCTATAACCTCTACAATTATGAGGTGATAGAAAATGTCGGATAACAAAAGTTGTCAAGTAAGGGAATACATATAGCATGGGAGGCGCATAGTCACCGTCCGAGGAGTCTTCCACTACTTATGCACACCCTTTTTATAACTGACGCTATTAATAAGACGGATGGaggaattgttggtgcaatcgacctaggttgatcggtatgatcatgattttgatgtatgtgtcaaagagtttaagttaggatttcatatgtgtttgatatatgGTTTGAGTCTTGAAGGACTTGATGAAACACATGAAGAACTTGGTGCGACTaagtttgggaagctcatcctagggctcggatccttgagttggTGAAGGATAGTGGAAGATATCAGAGGGACCGCAGGACGAGGAGCAACTAAGTGAAgtcgagggaagtggacttcaaggcaacgcgaAGGGTGCATGGATAGGAGTCGCGGgctcgagtgcatctgagggacgaaggctgagGGAGATGGCTTCAAAGGTGACTCCAGAAAGGATGAGTGTGTGTGAATATAATGAACTAGTCAACTGgtacttggaccagtcgacttATCCAATTTCACAaagagcacagaaaggttctgTGCTCGTTGGCTATGGGGACCACTCGACTAGtaccaggaccagtcgactggtaagtggcAATCCTGAATTTTGCTGAGTGTCGTTGGCTGTGTCCAACGatcacaccagtcgactgatgcatggatcagtcgactggtgctgaaATGAGTTGATataatgatcaactctctcctcttatataTAGGAAGCTTGGGacattgaaggaggttactggtttgattgaaactctcctagcccttgcctccaagcttccaagtcttctcttcctctccaaacCTAAGTTTCATCTTATTAAGAGGAAGAGAGCATTGTGAGAGGTTTACTCCACCGAGAATGAgaaagctttagccggagattgccgggaaCTAGTCCACTGAAGGATTAAGAGTTCATCCACCTGAAGCacaagccgtggagtagaagcaagtaatctccgaaccacgttacatcgagctagCGTTTGTGTTTCTTCTTTAATTGTTTTcattgtttttgtatttccgcttgtgcAAACTAACAATTGTAGGAAAGTAATTGACTTAAGagtgttggtgcggctagcactaacgatttaacttaggttttgatgaatgacaaataggttaagttagtcttgttgttgtctgacactttgatcgagtgtgcaggagaagtccagctaggtcgacgggctgaccggatagctggcgagaagtccaagcgggtcgacgggctgaccggacgcttggcgagaagtccagctaggtcgacgggttgaccggatagctggcgagaagtccaagcgggtcgacgggctgaccggacgcttggcgagaagtccagac contains:
- the LOC121998470 gene encoding putative disease resistance protein RGA3, translated to MEATLVTAASRFMVQNVSDLLQLEEKLKAITASNKTKMKKLKELSKIIDAVIQDVDSRPFIDAAVKILLTKLKYLAYDLEDVVDYYDTTVSQKKQRSNTSLRSVRDFFSPNNQIVFKSRVGGMIKAITESLDDILLQKSILLNLPQGSIRMSELSLHRDTHSRNSLVVIGREPEKNMIVDMLTKDDDDDESDHGTVKVIAIVGMGGLGKTTLAQLVFNDARVKDHFASPRMWKLVGAEFDHAKIMKSVLELATGAPVNISEIELVRQNLETALSGKRFLLVLDDVWNEDQEKWEVLKATLICGAKGSKILVTTRSQKVSSIMGSSNTTTHQIQQLSKDDCLSLFQQFAFGDQAVDQSLMEIGGKIVEKCGGVPLAAISLGSMLYGTRDETYWDSVLKSEIWQLQDKEQKVLAVLKLSYDTLPPQSKKCFAFGSLFPKDYRMQKDELIKLWIANYGFIHSEGNFDAETEANRVFDGLVLRSFFLSDPLEVHPHVTKCTMHDLMHYLARSMSENVYWNVEDSVEDIGNRTYHLHLYLADISKITQALDKKPLYLRTLILNCCKLSLNGNLLKIDFSELKFLRVLDLSNNEIKEVPTSIGNLIYLRYLNLSSNCIEVLPDSITLLSNLQYLNLSWNMELQELPKDLGNMQSLRDLNCRRHEFRDFRLTHMPRGLSRLTNLRSLPVFVAGDGPDACPITELENLKLHGEMDIIFSENFTNYSCGGLKILKNKDLNKLCIKFNGSERYDEAMLDDLCPNTSLKKLCIKDYVSRQFPAWLMKSQLPNLVEVSLKSCCGCEHIPQFRNLQFLKKLELCKMDGITQMGAEFHGDGGFPSLQELCLTRMDNLEEWSKSDGDGKLFPSLQLLRLSDCLKLKSMPRLPTIQHLEISCCRGSLLSCIGSLTSLSDLKLDKMRDMTVFPSGYIRNLTSLEELQITECRQLQSLPGDEMQHLKLLRLLTIKGCPSIILQPEELVQILNSVQEFQIQICGNTVDLRGQLQSLHTLKELCLRGAHGYKPKYGIAKLEICCCDDELDPLMTAEPTSSVLEKLYIDDFSNLRTLPHWLQHLKSLSLLSIENCPRLQSVPDLKNLPMLKSLRVFDCPELERRCEKKTGKD